A window of Costertonia aggregata contains these coding sequences:
- the ribD gene encoding bifunctional diaminohydroxyphosphoribosylaminopyrimidine deaminase/5-amino-6-(5-phosphoribosylamino)uracil reductase RibD — MNIHEKYILRCIEIAQNGLGYTAPNPMVGAVIVHNEKIIGEGYTSAYGGPHAEVNAINSVGDISVLSKATLYVTLEPCSHHGKTPPCTDLIGKHKIPKVVVGILDPNPLVAGKGIEKLRSAGCEVTTGILKKTCREHHKRFLRFQENKRPYIILKWAQSSDGFLAPDIEERKKTPQPYWISNMYSKQLVHKWRSEEQSILVGTNTVMADNPRLNVRDWTGKNPFRVIIDRTLKIDAEHHVMDKSIGTLILTETKNANKYVKGINYEIMDFSKPLAEQIANILWQYNFTSLLVEGGSKTLQNFIDENLWDEARVFIGKPTIKKGIQAPDISGKSMNVQQIGTDILKTYRND; from the coding sequence GTGAATATACATGAAAAATATATTTTACGCTGCATTGAAATCGCCCAAAACGGACTCGGTTACACAGCACCCAACCCAATGGTGGGAGCAGTGATCGTACATAACGAAAAAATTATCGGGGAAGGGTATACAAGTGCATATGGCGGACCGCACGCCGAAGTCAATGCGATAAACTCGGTAGGCGATATATCCGTATTATCAAAAGCTACGCTGTATGTGACCTTGGAACCTTGTTCCCACCACGGCAAAACGCCCCCGTGTACCGATTTGATCGGTAAACACAAAATACCAAAGGTTGTTGTGGGCATTTTAGACCCCAATCCCTTGGTTGCCGGAAAGGGTATCGAAAAATTAAGGTCGGCAGGATGCGAAGTTACTACTGGCATATTGAAGAAAACCTGTAGGGAACATCATAAGCGGTTTTTAAGATTTCAAGAAAACAAACGCCCTTATATCATACTCAAATGGGCACAGTCTTCGGACGGCTTTTTAGCCCCAGATATTGAAGAACGAAAGAAAACGCCCCAACCCTACTGGATCAGTAACATGTATTCTAAACAATTGGTACATAAATGGCGTTCTGAGGAGCAATCTATTTTAGTAGGCACGAATACGGTAATGGCCGATAATCCCAGATTGAATGTACGGGATTGGACGGGGAAAAATCCGTTTAGGGTCATCATAGACAGAACTTTGAAAATTGATGCAGAACATCATGTCATGGATAAAAGTATTGGCACTTTGATACTGACCGAAACAAAAAACGCCAATAAATACGTGAAAGGCATCAATTATGAAATAATGGATTTTTCCAAACCATTGGCCGAACAAATTGCCAATATACTTTGGCAATACAATTTTACCAGCCTACTGGTAGAAGGTGGCTCAAAGACCTTACAGAACTTTATTGATGAAAATTTATGGGACGAGGCCCGTGTTTTCATTGGAAAACCAACCATTAAAAAAGGAATACAAGCGCCCGATATATCGGGGAAATCAATGAATGTGCAACAGATAGGAACCGACATCCTAAAAACCTATCGGAATGATTAG
- a CDS encoding HAD family hydrolase: MIRNIIFDFGDVFINLDKAIIFKEIEKFGGTSKLSPKLQKANNLFEVGRMTTADFIDTLKAVYPKASKQEIKTIWNAMLLDFPDYRLRFLEELAKEEKYSLFLLSNTNALHIAHVRKIMGTKKYERFKNCFKRFYLSHEINMRKPNTNIYEFVLAQNKLKAEETLFIDDTSENTEAASTLGIHCWNIQVGKEDIIQLKTKL, translated from the coding sequence ATGATTAGGAACATCATTTTTGACTTCGGGGATGTTTTCATTAATCTGGATAAAGCAATTATTTTCAAAGAAATTGAAAAATTTGGTGGCACTTCAAAGCTATCTCCCAAGCTTCAAAAAGCAAATAATCTGTTCGAGGTAGGTAGAATGACTACTGCTGATTTTATAGACACATTAAAAGCCGTTTACCCGAAGGCTTCCAAACAAGAAATTAAAACCATATGGAATGCGATGCTATTGGATTTTCCAGATTATCGCTTACGCTTTTTGGAAGAACTGGCTAAAGAAGAAAAATATAGCCTATTTCTCCTAAGCAATACCAATGCCTTGCATATTGCCCATGTGAGAAAAATTATGGGAACCAAAAAATATGAAAGATTTAAAAACTGTTTTAAGCGATTTTATCTTTCGCACGAGATAAATATGAGAAAACCCAATACCAATATTTATGAATTTGTACTGGCCCAAAACAAACTAAAAGCAGAAGAAACACTTTTCATAGACGATACTTCCGAAAATACCGAAGCTGCCTCTACATTGGGTATTCATTGTTGGAACATTCAAGTAGGGAAAGAAGATATCATACAATTAAAAACCAAACTTTGA
- a CDS encoding DMT family transporter, giving the protein MLYLALSVFFSSLIFVIFKLFSLYKVQTIYAIIVNYIVACAAGLFFYKGNISVVEIPNKSWFLGTLGLGFLFILVFNLMAATSQKLGVSVASVATKMSLALPVLFGVFVYKEELGALKIIGIVLALAAVYFASVKQKSITVQKSVILLPVLVFLGSGVIDTSIKYLQENYVKAIEFSLFSATVFAAAAIIGIAYILIRYVQKPLTVNYKNVLGGICLGVPNYFSIFFLLKALQNDTLNSASIFTINNVAIVMFSTLLGIVLFKEKISLKNWGGIVLAIISILLVALS; this is encoded by the coding sequence ATGCTATATCTGGCACTCAGCGTATTTTTCTCAAGTTTAATATTCGTTATTTTTAAGCTGTTCTCGCTGTACAAGGTACAGACCATCTATGCCATCATCGTCAACTACATAGTAGCGTGTGCCGCCGGGCTTTTCTTTTATAAAGGAAACATTAGTGTGGTTGAAATACCCAATAAATCATGGTTTTTGGGTACTTTGGGTTTGGGGTTCTTATTTATTCTGGTGTTTAACCTTATGGCCGCTACATCCCAAAAATTGGGGGTTTCGGTAGCGTCGGTAGCCACCAAAATGTCATTGGCCCTTCCGGTACTTTTTGGGGTATTTGTATATAAAGAAGAATTGGGCGCATTAAAAATCATAGGCATTGTATTGGCACTGGCCGCAGTGTATTTTGCATCTGTAAAGCAGAAAAGTATAACGGTTCAAAAATCGGTCATTTTGCTTCCGGTTTTGGTGTTTTTAGGCTCCGGTGTTATTGATACGAGTATAAAGTATCTTCAAGAAAACTATGTAAAAGCTATTGAATTCTCGTTATTCTCCGCGACGGTTTTTGCGGCAGCAGCGATCATCGGCATAGCTTACATCTTGATACGATATGTACAAAAACCTTTGACCGTTAATTATAAAAATGTTCTGGGCGGAATCTGTCTGGGCGTCCCCAACTATTTTTCCATATTTTTTTTATTGAAAGCCCTACAGAACGACACATTGAACAGCGCATCGATCTTTACCATAAATAACGTAGCCATCGTTATGTTTTCTACCTTACTGGGGATTGTACTTTTCAAGGAAAAAATAAGCTTGAAAAATTGGGGCGGTATTGTTCTGGCCATAATCAGTATTTTATTAGTTGCCCTATCCTGA
- a CDS encoding acyl-CoA thioesterase, which translates to MHFNTISFRVRYGETDQMGVVYHGNYPQYLEMGRVEWLRELGISYRNMEENGTMLPVISLRLNYKKSAVYDDLITVETKLVKLPSVRIEFDYTIYNEAKEVLVEGNTVLAFINMKTKRPTKCPDYVLEKIKNAI; encoded by the coding sequence ATGCATTTTAACACAATTTCTTTTCGGGTACGATATGGCGAAACTGATCAAATGGGAGTGGTATACCATGGCAATTACCCGCAATATCTAGAAATGGGCAGAGTAGAGTGGTTAAGGGAATTGGGTATTTCTTACAGAAACATGGAAGAAAACGGTACTATGTTACCAGTTATTTCTTTACGGTTGAATTATAAAAAATCGGCAGTCTATGACGACCTCATTACCGTAGAGACAAAACTGGTGAAATTACCATCGGTAAGGATAGAATTTGATTATACAATTTATAACGAAGCCAAGGAAGTTCTGGTAGAAGGGAATACAGTTCTGGCTTTCATCAATATGAAAACCAAAAGGCCGACGAAATGTCCCGATTATGTTTTGGAAAAAATAAAAAACGCCATCTAA
- the dnaA gene encoding chromosomal replication initiator protein DnaA, translating into MSVTATSVWNNCLAFIQDNIQPQAFKTWFEPIKPIKLSENALSIQVPSKFFYEWLEEHYVKLLKVALTKELGETAKLVYIIRMENTYGNKEPFTEKIPSANRGSMNSQEMDVPIKSKNPELKNPFVIPGIRNIKIESQLNPNYNFDNFLEGDSNRLARSAGMAVANKPGGTSFNPLLVFGGVGLGKTHLAHAIGVEIKDKYPERTVLYISAEKFTQQYIESVKKNTRNDFIHFYQLIDVLIIDDVQFLSGKSGTQDVFFHIFNHLHQNGKQVILTSDKAPVDMQDIEQRLLSRFKWGLSAELQNPDYETRISILKNKLYRDGVEMPDDIIDYVAKHIKTNIRELEGAIISLIAQSSFNKKEVTLELAQQVVEKFVKNTKREVSIDYIQKVVSDYFEMDVATLQSKTRKRHIVQARQLAMFFAKKFTKASLASIGSQIGKRDHATVLHACKTVDNLAETDKQFRKYIEDLTKKFS; encoded by the coding sequence ATGAGTGTTACTGCTACGTCCGTATGGAACAACTGTTTGGCCTTTATCCAAGATAATATCCAACCGCAGGCATTCAAAACTTGGTTTGAACCCATTAAGCCGATAAAGCTTTCCGAAAACGCCCTGAGCATTCAAGTGCCCAGCAAATTTTTTTATGAATGGCTAGAAGAGCATTATGTAAAGCTCTTAAAAGTTGCATTGACAAAGGAGCTTGGCGAAACTGCCAAATTGGTGTACATCATACGCATGGAAAACACCTATGGAAACAAAGAACCGTTCACTGAGAAAATTCCCAGTGCTAATAGGGGCAGTATGAATTCACAGGAAATGGACGTTCCCATCAAATCCAAAAATCCCGAATTAAAGAATCCTTTCGTGATTCCGGGTATTCGAAATATAAAAATTGAGTCCCAATTAAACCCCAATTATAATTTTGACAACTTTCTTGAAGGAGATTCCAACAGGCTGGCCCGTTCAGCAGGTATGGCCGTAGCCAATAAACCTGGTGGCACTTCATTCAACCCTTTGTTGGTTTTTGGGGGTGTGGGATTGGGAAAAACACATTTGGCACATGCCATTGGCGTGGAAATAAAGGACAAATATCCTGAGCGAACAGTACTTTATATATCTGCCGAAAAGTTTACGCAACAATACATCGAGTCCGTTAAGAAGAACACGAGAAATGATTTCATTCATTTTTATCAATTGATAGATGTTCTCATTATTGACGACGTACAATTTCTTTCCGGGAAATCAGGAACACAAGACGTATTTTTCCATATTTTCAATCATTTACATCAAAATGGGAAACAGGTCATCTTAACTTCTGACAAGGCACCGGTCGACATGCAGGATATTGAACAGCGGTTGTTGTCGAGGTTCAAATGGGGCTTGTCCGCAGAACTACAGAATCCAGATTACGAAACACGTATCTCAATCCTTAAAAACAAGTTGTATCGCGACGGCGTAGAAATGCCCGATGACATTATAGATTATGTGGCAAAACATATCAAAACCAATATTCGTGAATTAGAAGGTGCCATCATTTCCCTCATCGCCCAATCATCGTTCAACAAGAAAGAGGTTACGCTAGAACTTGCACAACAAGTTGTGGAAAAATTCGTAAAGAACACAAAACGAGAGGTCTCGATAGATTACATCCAAAAAGTTGTTTCCGATTATTTTGAAATGGATGTCGCCACCTTACAATCAAAGACACGTAAAAGACATATTGTACAAGCAAGGCAACTGGCCATGTTCTTTGCCAAAAAATTCACAAAGGCTTCATTGGCAAGTATAGGATCACAAATTGGAAAAAGAGACCATGCAACCGTACTACATGCTTGTAAAACCGTGGACAACCTCGCTGAAACCGATAAACAGTTCAGAAAGTACATAGAAGACCTTACCAAAAAATTCTCTTGA
- a CDS encoding low molecular weight protein-tyrosine-phosphatase — MKTKVLMVCLGNICRSPLAEGILKSKVDPTKVFVDSAGTGGYHIGDPPDPRSISVGHRYGIDITKQRCRIFTVDDFKKFDIIYAMDKSNYTHITAKASSKEDLEKVKLILQESDLGFIEVPDPYHDADSGFENVYHMLEKACTIIAEKLDPKTR, encoded by the coding sequence ATGAAAACCAAAGTCTTAATGGTGTGCCTAGGAAATATATGTAGGTCACCATTGGCCGAAGGTATTCTGAAAAGCAAGGTAGACCCAACAAAAGTATTTGTAGATTCTGCCGGTACCGGTGGGTATCATATCGGCGACCCGCCAGATCCACGCTCTATTTCGGTAGGCCATAGATATGGGATAGACATTACAAAACAACGCTGCCGTATATTTACGGTAGATGACTTTAAAAAATTTGATATCATCTACGCTATGGATAAAAGTAATTATACCCATATTACCGCCAAGGCCAGCAGCAAAGAAGACCTTGAAAAGGTCAAATTAATATTACAGGAAAGCGATTTAGGGTTTATTGAAGTTCCGGACCCATACCACGATGCCGATAGTGGTTTTGAAAATGTATACCATATGTTGGAGAAGGCTTGTACGATTATTGCCGAAAAACTAGACCCAAAAACCAGATAA
- a CDS encoding SAM-dependent methyltransferase produces the protein MDADATKKGKLYLIPSTLGDSAPFEVLPISIKRAIEEIDHYIVENEKTARHFIKKVSSKKSQPSLQIQLLNKFTEPEVIPTFLNPCLEGYDVGILSEAGCPGIADPGADVVNIAHEKNIRVVPLVGPSSIVLAQMASGLNGQSFAFNGYLPIDNSERKGRIKGLEKLSRENGQSQIFIETPYRNDKLLQELTRTLSGTTQLCVACDITLPTEYIRTRSITDWKKITVSLHKRPAIFIIQA, from the coding sequence ATGGATGCCGACGCCACCAAAAAAGGTAAACTTTATCTTATTCCCAGTACCCTTGGGGACAGTGCCCCTTTTGAGGTACTGCCTATATCAATAAAACGGGCCATTGAGGAAATTGATCATTACATTGTTGAAAACGAAAAAACAGCTCGGCATTTCATCAAAAAAGTAAGCTCAAAAAAATCCCAACCCTCTTTACAGATACAATTGTTGAACAAATTTACCGAACCAGAAGTTATACCCACTTTTTTAAATCCATGCTTAGAGGGTTATGATGTTGGTATTCTCTCTGAAGCGGGTTGCCCTGGAATCGCAGATCCTGGTGCTGATGTTGTTAACATTGCACATGAGAAGAATATCCGGGTCGTTCCCCTGGTCGGGCCGTCATCAATAGTGCTGGCACAAATGGCAAGTGGTCTTAACGGACAAAGTTTTGCCTTTAACGGCTATTTACCTATTGACAATTCAGAACGAAAGGGAAGAATCAAGGGTCTGGAAAAATTATCGAGGGAAAACGGACAATCCCAGATTTTTATAGAAACCCCTTACAGAAACGACAAACTATTACAAGAACTAACGCGTACACTCTCCGGCACAACCCAACTTTGTGTTGCCTGTGATATAACGTTACCTACGGAATATATACGCACTAGATCGATTACGGATTGGAAAAAAATTACCGTTTCGTTACACAAAAGGCCCGCTATTTTTATAATACAGGCATAA
- the mltG gene encoding endolytic transglycosylase MltG — MYIKKILWIIAIAGLLAGGFFAYMVYTAIFTPNTKFNNAEAFVYVASDASFSEVKTNLEPLLKDMESFEAVAKRKGYTSNIKAGKYRIGKGMNNNEIVNSLRSGNIPVKVSFNNQETLAMLAGRIAVQIEPDSISLLNAFNDTAFLHENNFSDATKLAMYIPNSYEFFWNTSPKQFRARMLKEYNRFWNRERLKKAEALNLKPAEVVTLASIVHKESAKVDERPRVAGVYLNRLRQGILLQADPTVIYALKLHSGDFDQVIKRVLYKDLELDSPYNTYKYAGLPPGPIAMPDISAIDAVLNPEKHEYLYFVANVERFGYHKFAKTLAQHNRNKVQYIRWINQQNINR, encoded by the coding sequence ATGTATATCAAAAAGATTTTATGGATTATCGCCATTGCGGGCCTATTGGCAGGCGGATTTTTTGCTTATATGGTTTACACCGCAATTTTCACGCCCAATACAAAATTCAATAATGCCGAAGCATTTGTATATGTAGCTTCTGATGCCAGTTTTTCCGAAGTAAAAACAAATTTGGAGCCCTTATTGAAAGATATGGAGTCGTTTGAAGCGGTCGCTAAAAGAAAAGGCTACACCTCTAACATTAAAGCGGGTAAATACCGTATTGGTAAAGGAATGAACAATAACGAAATTGTTAATTCCCTGCGCAGTGGAAATATTCCGGTAAAAGTATCATTCAATAATCAAGAGACTCTCGCCATGCTGGCGGGAAGAATAGCGGTACAGATAGAACCGGACAGTATATCACTTCTAAACGCTTTTAATGATACGGCCTTTTTACATGAGAACAATTTCTCTGATGCTACAAAATTGGCCATGTACATTCCCAACAGTTATGAATTCTTTTGGAACACCTCGCCAAAACAATTTAGAGCTAGAATGTTGAAGGAATATAATCGATTTTGGAACCGAGAACGTTTAAAAAAAGCCGAAGCACTGAACTTAAAGCCTGCCGAAGTCGTTACTTTGGCATCAATCGTTCATAAAGAATCGGCAAAAGTAGATGAACGGCCAAGAGTTGCCGGGGTTTATTTAAACCGTCTGCGCCAAGGAATCCTATTACAGGCAGATCCTACGGTGATCTATGCGTTAAAACTACATTCGGGAGATTTTGATCAAGTGATAAAACGTGTATTGTATAAAGATCTGGAACTTGATTCGCCATACAATACCTATAAATATGCCGGTCTACCTCCTGGCCCCATTGCCATGCCGGATATATCTGCCATAGATGCGGTTCTGAATCCTGAAAAACACGAGTACTTGTACTTTGTGGCAAATGTTGAAAGGTTTGGGTACCATAAATTTGCAAAAACACTCGCGCAGCACAACCGAAATAAGGTACAATACATCCGGTGGATCAATCAGCAAAATATCAACCGCTAG
- a CDS encoding GNAT family N-acetyltransferase, with protein sequence MLTLKGDTIFLRALEPGDLNFLYELENDPSIWEISNTITPYSKKVLKSYLENAHRDIYDVKQLRLCICTKTDNTVIGLIDLFDFDPKNHRAGLGLIISNPNNRNKGVGAEAISLVCDYAFSSLQLKQVYANILMDNNASIHLFEKMGFEKVGFKKDWIFFNGTYKTEILYQKIKN encoded by the coding sequence ATGTTGACATTAAAAGGTGATACTATTTTTTTGCGAGCTTTAGAACCAGGTGATCTTAACTTTTTATATGAGTTGGAGAATGACCCATCTATTTGGGAGATAAGCAATACCATTACTCCCTATTCTAAAAAAGTTTTAAAGTCGTATCTGGAAAACGCCCACAGGGATATTTACGATGTAAAACAGCTACGACTTTGTATTTGTACCAAAACGGACAATACAGTCATCGGATTGATTGATTTATTCGATTTTGACCCAAAAAACCATAGAGCGGGACTGGGTTTGATCATTTCTAATCCAAACAACAGGAACAAAGGTGTAGGAGCAGAAGCTATTTCCTTGGTCTGCGACTATGCTTTCAGCAGCCTGCAATTAAAACAGGTTTATGCCAATATTTTGATGGATAATAATGCCAGCATTCATTTATTTGAAAAAATGGGATTTGAAAAAGTAGGTTTCAAGAAAGATTGGATTTTCTTTAATGGCACGTATAAGACCGAAATACTATACCAAAAAATAAAAAACTGA
- the dapF gene encoding diaminopimelate epimerase: MILTFYKYQGTGNDFVLVDNRKFTFPKENINLVASLCDRKFGIGADGLILLENDEMSDFKMIYYNSDGNQSSMCGNGGRCIVAFANFLGIMDKATSFTAIDGIHKATIDKNTVSLQMQDVSEIHELEKHCFLDTGSPHHVQLVNNLDAFEVAKEGKRIRYGLYGKKGSNINFVQKSENGTFTVRTYERGVENETLSCGTGVTAVALAMYRSKLTNTNKVQVKTLGGDLEVSFEPHGTGFKNICLTGPARQVFKGEITC; encoded by the coding sequence ATGATACTTACTTTTTATAAATATCAAGGTACGGGAAACGATTTTGTGCTTGTCGATAACAGAAAATTTACTTTTCCCAAAGAAAATATCAATTTGGTGGCATCGTTATGTGACCGAAAATTCGGTATTGGTGCTGACGGATTGATTTTATTGGAAAATGACGAAATGTCAGATTTCAAAATGATATACTATAATTCTGATGGGAATCAGAGCAGTATGTGTGGTAACGGGGGGCGATGTATCGTTGCTTTTGCAAATTTTTTAGGTATAATGGATAAGGCTACCAGTTTCACTGCAATCGATGGCATCCATAAAGCTACAATTGATAAAAATACTGTAAGTCTTCAAATGCAAGACGTTTCGGAAATACACGAACTGGAAAAACATTGTTTTTTGGATACCGGGTCGCCGCATCACGTGCAATTGGTCAACAATCTGGATGCTTTTGAAGTAGCCAAAGAAGGGAAACGCATACGTTATGGGCTTTATGGCAAAAAGGGTAGTAATATTAATTTTGTACAGAAATCTGAAAACGGCACTTTTACCGTAAGAACCTATGAAAGAGGAGTGGAGAATGAAACCCTTTCCTGTGGTACAGGTGTAACGGCGGTGGCTCTGGCCATGTATCGTTCTAAACTGACCAACACTAATAAAGTACAGGTCAAAACACTGGGTGGCGATTTAGAGGTGTCTTTTGAACCCCATGGCACAGGATTTAAAAATATATGTCTTACTGGTCCAGCGAGGCAAGTATTCAAAGGGGAGATAACATGTTGA